A genomic stretch from Enterobacter oligotrophicus includes:
- the leuL gene encoding leu operon leader peptide, protein MIRTLRFTGLLLLNAFTVRGRLAGEIQR, encoded by the coding sequence ATGATTCGCACCCTTCGTTTCACCGGTCTACTACTACTAAACGCATTCACTGTGCGCGGTAGACTGGCGGGCGAAATTCAGCGTTGA
- the leuO gene encoding transcriptional regulator LeuO, producing MPENNINQPQSYDGVKPQLRTVDLNLLTVFDAVMQEQNITRAAQSLGMSQPAVSNAVARLKVMFNDELFVRYGRGIQPTARAFQLFGSIRQALQLVQNELPGSGFEPLSSERVFHLCVCSPLDNYLTSVIYNKVEEIAPNIHLVFKSSLNQNTEHQLRYQETEFVLGYEEFRRPEFSCVPLFKDEMVLVASKKHPRMNSPLRESDVYSEQHAVVALDRYASFSQPWYDTADKQASVAYQGMAMVSVLNVVSQTQLVAIAPRWLAEEFSDQLNLQILPLPLKLNSRTCYLSWHEAAGRDKGHQWMEELLVSVCRR from the coding sequence ATGCCAGAAAATAATATTAATCAACCTCAGTCCTATGACGGGGTTAAACCTCAGTTACGCACAGTGGATCTCAATCTGTTAACCGTGTTTGACGCGGTTATGCAGGAGCAGAATATTACGCGCGCGGCCCAATCGCTTGGCATGTCACAACCGGCCGTGAGTAACGCCGTGGCCAGGCTCAAGGTCATGTTTAATGACGAATTGTTCGTTCGTTATGGGCGGGGGATACAACCCACTGCGCGTGCATTCCAGCTTTTCGGTTCAATTCGCCAGGCGTTACAACTGGTACAAAATGAGCTGCCAGGTTCGGGTTTTGAACCCTTAAGCAGCGAGCGTGTTTTCCATCTTTGTGTTTGTAGCCCGTTAGATAATTATTTAACTTCTGTTATATACAACAAAGTTGAAGAGATTGCGCCGAATATTCACCTGGTATTTAAATCATCATTAAATCAGAACACCGAGCATCAGCTTCGTTATCAGGAAACTGAGTTTGTTCTGGGATACGAAGAGTTTCGTCGTCCGGAGTTCTCCTGTGTGCCGCTGTTTAAAGATGAAATGGTTTTAGTCGCCAGTAAAAAACATCCGCGTATGAATTCTCCTTTGCGTGAAAGTGATGTTTATAGTGAACAGCATGCCGTTGTTGCTCTCGACAGATATGCTTCATTCAGCCAGCCGTGGTATGACACCGCAGATAAACAAGCCAGCGTCGCTTATCAGGGCATGGCGATGGTGAGCGTATTAAATGTTGTCTCTCAGACCCAGCTTGTCGCCATAGCGCCGCGCTGGCTGGCAGAAGAGTTTTCTGACCAGCTTAACCTGCAAATTCTGCCATTGCCGCTCAAGCTAAATAGCCGCACCTGTTACCTTTCCTGGCACGAAGCGGCTGGCCGCGATAAGGGGCATCAATGGATGGAAGAGTTGCTTGTTAGCGTTTGCCGTCGGTAA
- the ilvI gene encoding acetolactate synthase 3 large subunit, translating to MEMLSGAEMVVRSLIDQGVKQVFGYPGGAVLDIYDALHTVGGIDHVLVRHEQAAVHMADGLARATGEVGVVLVTSGPGATNAITGIATAYMDSIPLVILSGQVATSLIGYDAFQECDMVGISRPVVKHSFLVKQTEDIPGVLKKAFWLAASGRPGPVVVDLPKDILNPANKLPYVWPESVSMRSYNPTTQGHKGQIKRALQTLLAAKKPVVYVGGGAVNSACEAQLRTLVERLNLPVASSLMGLGAFPATHRQALGMLGMHGTYEANMTMHNSDVIFAVGVRFDDRTTNNLAKYCPNATVLHIDIDPTSISKTVPADVPIVGDARQVLDQMLDLLAHETASQPLDEIRDWWQQIEQWRGRQCLKYDTQSENIKPQAVIETIWRLTKGDAYVTSDVGQHQMFAALYYPFDKPRHWINSGGLGTMGFGLPAALGVKLALPNETVICVTGDGSIQMNIQELSTALQYELPVLVLNLNNGYLGMVKQWQDMIYSGRHSQSYMTSLPDFVRLAEAYGHVGMRVTEPAELEAKLSEALEHVKNNRLVFVDVIVDGAEHVYPMHIRGGGMDEMWLSKTERT from the coding sequence ATGGAGATGTTGTCTGGCGCGGAAATGGTCGTCCGATCGCTTATCGATCAGGGCGTGAAGCAAGTATTTGGCTATCCCGGAGGCGCGGTCCTCGACATTTACGATGCACTCCACACGGTGGGTGGTATTGATCATGTGTTAGTTCGCCACGAGCAGGCGGCTGTACATATGGCTGACGGGCTGGCGCGTGCAACCGGTGAGGTGGGCGTTGTGCTGGTCACATCTGGCCCAGGGGCAACCAATGCCATTACCGGGATCGCCACGGCGTATATGGACTCTATCCCGCTGGTCATTCTTTCCGGGCAGGTTGCAACCTCGCTGATTGGGTACGATGCGTTCCAGGAGTGTGACATGGTGGGGATTTCTCGCCCTGTCGTTAAGCACAGTTTCCTGGTGAAGCAAACGGAGGACATTCCGGGGGTACTGAAAAAAGCCTTCTGGCTGGCGGCGAGCGGACGTCCAGGCCCTGTCGTTGTCGATCTGCCGAAAGATATTCTGAACCCGGCGAATAAGCTCCCTTACGTCTGGCCGGAATCCGTGAGCATGCGCTCCTACAACCCGACGACGCAAGGGCATAAAGGTCAGATTAAGCGCGCGCTGCAAACTCTGCTGGCGGCCAAAAAACCGGTTGTCTATGTGGGTGGCGGCGCAGTGAACTCAGCATGCGAAGCACAATTGCGCACGCTGGTTGAAAGGCTAAATCTTCCTGTGGCATCGTCGCTGATGGGGCTGGGCGCATTCCCGGCCACGCACCGTCAGGCGCTGGGCATGTTGGGTATGCATGGCACCTATGAAGCCAACATGACGATGCACAATTCTGATGTAATCTTCGCCGTGGGCGTGCGTTTTGACGATCGAACGACCAATAACCTGGCAAAATATTGCCCGAATGCAACAGTGCTTCACATCGATATCGATCCGACGTCTATCTCTAAAACCGTTCCGGCCGATGTCCCGATCGTGGGTGATGCCCGACAGGTGCTGGATCAGATGCTTGATCTGCTGGCACATGAGACGGCCTCCCAACCGCTGGATGAGATCCGCGACTGGTGGCAACAGATTGAACAGTGGCGTGGGCGTCAGTGCCTGAAATACGACACGCAAAGTGAAAACATCAAGCCACAGGCGGTGATCGAGACTATCTGGCGTTTGACGAAAGGCGACGCGTATGTGACCTCTGACGTGGGCCAGCATCAGATGTTTGCTGCGCTTTATTACCCGTTTGATAAACCGCGACACTGGATCAACTCCGGTGGGCTGGGGACGATGGGCTTTGGTCTGCCCGCTGCACTGGGCGTGAAACTGGCGTTACCGAATGAAACCGTGATCTGCGTGACGGGTGACGGCAGTATTCAGATGAATATTCAGGAACTGTCTACGGCGCTGCAGTATGAGCTGCCGGTGCTGGTCCTGAACCTGAATAATGGTTACCTCGGCATGGTGAAGCAGTGGCAGGATATGATTTACTCCGGTCGTCACTCTCAGTCGTATATGACGTCACTGCCGGATTTTGTCCGCCTGGCCGAGGCTTACGGTCATGTCGGCATGCGCGTAACCGAGCCTGCAGAGCTTGAAGCAAAACTCAGTGAAGCGCTTGAGCACGTCAAAAACAATCGCCTCGTTTTTGTGGATGTTATCGTCGACGGCGCAGAGCACGTTTATCCGATGCACATACGCGGTGGTGGTATGGACGAAATGTGGTTAAGCAAAACGGAGAGAACCTGA
- the ilvN gene encoding acetolactate synthase small subunit, whose protein sequence is MRRILSVLLENESGALSRVIGLFAQRGYNIESLTVAPTDDPTLSRMTIQTVGDAKVLEQIEKQLHKLVDVLRVSELGQGAYVEREVMLVKIQASGYGREEVKRNTDIFRGQIIDVTPSIYTVQLAGTSDKLDAFLASVRDVAKIVEVARSGVVGLSRGDKIMR, encoded by the coding sequence ATGCGCCGGATATTATCTGTATTACTGGAAAACGAGTCAGGCGCATTGTCCCGCGTCATCGGGCTTTTTGCACAGCGCGGCTACAATATCGAAAGCCTGACCGTGGCACCGACCGACGATCCGACGCTGTCGCGTATGACCATCCAGACCGTCGGTGACGCCAAAGTCCTTGAGCAGATCGAAAAACAACTGCACAAGCTCGTCGATGTGTTGCGCGTCAGTGAACTGGGGCAGGGCGCTTACGTTGAGCGAGAAGTTATGCTGGTGAAAATCCAGGCCAGCGGCTACGGCCGTGAAGAGGTCAAACGCAACACGGACATCTTCCGCGGACAAATTATCGACGTTACACCTTCTATATATACTGTGCAGCTTGCCGGAACGAGCGACAAGCTGGATGCTTTCCTGGCCTCTGTGCGGGATGTGGCAAAAATTGTTGAAGTCGCGCGTTCGGGGGTCGTTGGCCTTTCACGTGGCGATAAAATCATGCGTTAG
- the cra gene encoding catabolite repressor/activator translates to MKLDEIARLAGVSRTTASYVINGKAKQYRVSDKTVEKVMAVVREHNYHPNAVAAGLRAGRTRSIGLVIPDLENTSYTRIANYLERQARQRGYQLLIACSEDQPDNEMRCIEHLLQRQVDAIIVSTSLPPEHPFYQRWANDPFPIVALDRALDREHFTSVVGADQDDAEMLAAELRTFPAETVLYLGALPELSVSFLREQGFRTAWKDDPREVHYLYANSYEREAAAQLFEKWLETHPMPQALFTTSFALLQGVMDVTLRRDGKLPSDLAIATFGDNELLDFLQCPVLAVAQRHRDVAERVLEIVLASLDEPRKPKPGLTRIKRNLYRRGILSRH, encoded by the coding sequence GTGAAACTGGATGAAATCGCCCGGCTAGCCGGCGTGTCACGAACTACGGCCAGCTATGTGATTAACGGTAAAGCAAAGCAGTACCGTGTCAGCGATAAGACCGTTGAAAAAGTCATGGCGGTGGTTCGTGAGCATAACTACCATCCGAATGCTGTCGCAGCCGGTTTACGTGCCGGACGCACCCGCTCTATTGGTCTGGTGATCCCAGACCTGGAAAACACCAGCTATACCCGTATCGCCAACTACCTTGAACGTCAGGCTCGCCAGCGCGGCTATCAGTTACTGATCGCCTGTTCGGAAGACCAGCCAGACAACGAAATGCGTTGCATTGAGCATCTGCTTCAGCGTCAGGTTGATGCGATCATCGTCTCCACCTCTTTACCGCCGGAGCATCCGTTCTATCAGCGCTGGGCAAACGATCCGTTCCCGATTGTGGCGCTGGATCGGGCGCTGGATCGTGAACATTTCACCAGTGTAGTGGGTGCCGATCAGGACGATGCAGAAATGCTGGCTGCTGAGCTGAGAACTTTCCCGGCTGAAACGGTGCTGTATCTTGGTGCGTTGCCGGAGCTTTCTGTGAGCTTTCTGCGCGAACAGGGGTTCAGGACGGCCTGGAAAGACGATCCGCGTGAAGTTCACTATCTTTATGCCAACAGCTATGAACGTGAAGCCGCAGCGCAACTGTTCGAAAAATGGCTGGAAACGCATCCCATGCCGCAGGCCCTGTTCACCACCTCGTTTGCGTTGTTACAGGGGGTGATGGATGTGACGTTACGTCGTGACGGAAAGCTGCCGTCCGATCTGGCGATTGCGACGTTTGGGGATAACGAGCTACTCGATTTCCTGCAATGTCCTGTGCTGGCTGTTGCTCAGCGCCATCGCGACGTTGCTGAACGCGTGCTTGAAATTGTGCTCGCGAGCCTTGATGAGCCACGTAAACCGAAACCGGGGCTGACTCGCATCAAACGTAATCTCTATCGTCGCGGCATTTTGAGCCGTCACTGA
- the mraZ gene encoding division/cell wall cluster transcriptional repressor MraZ: MFRGATLVNLDSKGRLSVPTRYRDRLIENASGQMVCTIDINSPCLLLYPLPEWEIIEQKLSRLSSMNPQERRVQRLLLGHASECQMDSAGRLLIAPVLRQHAGLTKEVMLVGQFNKFELWDETTWYQQVKEDIDAEQSDSATLSERLQDLSL, encoded by the coding sequence ATGTTCCGTGGAGCAACGTTAGTCAATCTCGACAGCAAAGGGCGTTTATCGGTGCCAACCCGATACCGCGACCGGCTGATTGAGAACGCTTCAGGTCAAATGGTTTGCACCATTGACATCAACTCCCCCTGCCTGCTGCTTTACCCTTTGCCTGAATGGGAAATTATTGAGCAAAAGCTGTCGCGACTGTCGAGCATGAACCCGCAGGAACGCCGCGTGCAGCGGCTGTTATTGGGACATGCCAGTGAGTGTCAGATGGATAGTGCAGGGCGATTACTGATTGCGCCTGTGTTGCGGCAACATGCCGGTCTGACCAAAGAAGTGATGCTGGTCGGGCAGTTCAACAAGTTTGAACTGTGGGACGAAACGACCTGGTATCAACAGGTCAAGGAAGATATCGACGCTGAGCAGTCTGATTCCGCGACATTATCGGAACGGCTGCAGGACTTGTCTCTATAA
- the rsmH gene encoding 16S rRNA (cytosine(1402)-N(4))-methyltransferase RsmH, protein MMENYKHTTVLLDEAVNGLNIRPDGIYIDGTFGRGGHSRLILSQLGAEGRLLAIDRDPQAIAVAQTIDDPRFSIVHGPFSALADYVAERGLTGKIDGILLDLGVSSPQLDDAERGFSFMRDGPLDMRMDPTRGQSAAEWLQTADEADIAWVIKTFGEERFGKRIARAIVERNRIEPMTRTKELAEVIAAATPVKDKHKHPATRTFQAVRIWVNSELEEIELALKSSLDVLAPGGRLSIISFHSLEDRIVKRFMREQSRGPQVPAGLPMTEEQLRKLGGRQLRALGKLMPGEEEVAENPRARSSVLRIAERTNA, encoded by the coding sequence ATGATGGAAAATTATAAACATACAACGGTGTTGCTGGATGAGGCCGTTAACGGCCTGAATATTCGTCCGGACGGCATCTACATTGATGGCACTTTTGGTCGCGGTGGTCATTCGCGTCTGATCCTCTCTCAGCTTGGAGCGGAAGGACGCCTGCTGGCAATCGATCGCGATCCGCAGGCGATTGCCGTTGCGCAAACCATCGATGACCCACGCTTTTCCATCGTGCATGGACCTTTCTCTGCGCTCGCGGATTACGTTGCCGAGCGCGGTCTGACGGGCAAGATCGACGGGATTCTTCTCGATCTTGGCGTCTCTTCACCCCAGCTTGATGACGCCGAACGCGGTTTCTCCTTTATGCGCGATGGTCCGCTGGACATGCGTATGGACCCAACGCGCGGTCAGTCTGCTGCAGAGTGGTTACAAACCGCTGACGAAGCGGATATTGCCTGGGTGATCAAAACCTTCGGCGAAGAGCGTTTTGGCAAACGCATTGCACGCGCCATCGTTGAGCGTAACCGTATTGAGCCGATGACCCGCACCAAAGAGCTGGCAGAGGTTATCGCGGCAGCAACGCCGGTGAAGGATAAGCACAAACATCCCGCGACCCGTACCTTCCAGGCGGTTCGCATCTGGGTAAACAGTGAACTGGAGGAAATAGAGCTGGCGCTAAAAAGCTCGCTCGACGTGCTGGCCCCAGGTGGGCGGTTATCCATCATCAGCTTCCATTCGCTGGAAGACCGCATTGTGAAACGCTTTATGCGTGAACAAAGCCGCGGTCCTCAGGTTCCTGCGGGGTTGCCGATGACGGAAGAACAACTCAGGAAGCTGGGTGGCCGTCAGTTGCGAGCATTAGGCAAGTTGATGCCGGGCGAAGAAGAGGTGGCAGAGAATCCACGTGCCCGTAGTTCAGTGCTGCGTATTGCAGAAAGGACGAACGCATGA
- the ftsL gene encoding cell division protein FtsL, giving the protein MISRVTETLSKVKGSLGSNERHALPGVIGDDLLRFGKLPLCLFICIIVTAVTVVTTAHHTRLLTAQREQMVLERDALDIEWRNLILEENALGDHSRVERIATEKLQLQHVDPSQENIVVQK; this is encoded by the coding sequence ATGATCAGCAGAGTGACAGAAACCCTCAGCAAAGTTAAGGGATCGTTAGGAAGCAACGAGCGCCATGCCTTGCCTGGCGTGATCGGCGACGATCTTTTGCGGTTCGGGAAACTGCCACTCTGCTTGTTCATTTGCATCATTGTGACGGCAGTAACGGTGGTCACCACGGCCCACCACACCCGTTTATTAACTGCGCAGCGCGAACAGATGGTACTGGAACGCGATGCGCTGGATATTGAATGGCGAAACCTGATCCTGGAAGAAAACGCGCTCGGCGATCACAGCCGGGTTGAACGGATCGCAACGGAAAAGCTGCAACTGCAGCATGTTGATCCTTCGCAGGAAAATATCGTAGTACAAAAATAA
- a CDS encoding peptidoglycan glycosyltransferase FtsI, protein MRAAAKTLKPKRQEEQANFVSWRFALLCGCILLALGFLLGRVAWLQIIAPDMLVRQGDMRSLRVQEVSTSRGMITDRSGRPLAVSVPVKAIWADPKELHDAGGITLDNRWKALSDALKMPLDQLASRVNANPKGRFIYLARQVNPDMADYIRKLKLPGIHLREESRRYYPSGEVTAHLIGFTNVDSQGIEGVEKSFDKWLTGQPGERIVRKDRYGRVIEDISSTDSQAAHNLALSIDERLQALVYRELNNAVAFNKAESGSAVLVDVSTGEVLAMANSPSYNPNNFTGTAKDAMRNRAITDVFEPGSTVKPMVVMTALQRGIVNESTVLNTIPYRINGHEIKDVARYSELTLTGVLQKSSNVGVSKLALAMPSSALVETYSRFGLGKATNLGLVGERSGLYPQKQRWSDIERATFSFGYGLMVTPLQLARVYATIGSYGVYRPLSITKVDPPVPGERIFPESIVRTVVHMMESVALPGGGGVKAAIKGYRIAIKTGTAKKVGPDGRYINKYIAYTAGVAPASNPRFALVVVINDPQAGKYYGGAVSAPVFGAIMGGVLRTMNIEPDALATGEKSEFVINQGEGTGGRS, encoded by the coding sequence ATGAGAGCAGCGGCAAAAACGCTAAAACCAAAACGTCAGGAAGAACAGGCCAACTTTGTCAGTTGGCGTTTTGCGTTGCTTTGCGGCTGCATTTTACTGGCGCTGGGTTTCCTGCTGGGACGCGTGGCCTGGTTGCAAATCATCGCCCCTGACATGCTGGTTCGCCAGGGTGACATGCGCTCTCTTCGCGTCCAGGAAGTGTCCACGTCTCGTGGGATGATCACCGACCGTTCCGGCCGTCCGCTGGCGGTGAGCGTGCCGGTGAAGGCGATCTGGGCCGATCCGAAAGAGCTGCACGATGCAGGGGGCATTACGCTGGATAACCGCTGGAAAGCGCTTTCTGATGCCCTGAAAATGCCGCTGGATCAGCTGGCCTCCCGCGTTAACGCCAACCCGAAAGGGCGTTTTATCTATCTCGCGCGTCAGGTGAACCCTGACATGGCGGACTACATCCGAAAACTGAAACTGCCGGGGATTCACCTGCGTGAGGAATCACGTCGTTACTATCCTTCCGGCGAAGTAACTGCTCACCTCATTGGCTTCACCAACGTCGATAGCCAGGGGATTGAGGGCGTTGAAAAGAGCTTTGATAAGTGGCTCACCGGTCAGCCGGGCGAGCGTATCGTGCGTAAAGACCGTTATGGCCGCGTCATTGAAGATATCTCTTCCACGGACAGCCAGGCCGCGCACAACCTGGCGCTGAGCATTGATGAACGTTTGCAGGCGCTGGTGTATCGCGAGCTGAACAACGCTGTCGCCTTTAACAAGGCGGAATCCGGCAGCGCCGTGCTGGTGGATGTCAGCACGGGCGAAGTGCTGGCGATGGCCAACAGCCCGTCTTATAACCCGAACAACTTCACAGGCACCGCGAAAGATGCGATGCGTAACCGGGCGATCACGGACGTGTTCGAACCGGGATCTACCGTAAAACCGATGGTGGTGATGACGGCGCTACAGCGCGGCATCGTCAACGAAAGTACCGTTCTGAATACGATCCCTTACCGCATTAACGGCCATGAAATCAAAGATGTGGCCCGTTACAGCGAACTGACCCTGACCGGGGTCTTACAGAAGTCGAGTAACGTCGGTGTTTCAAAGCTGGCGTTAGCGATGCCGTCCTCAGCGTTAGTAGAGACTTACTCACGTTTTGGGCTTGGAAAGGCGACCAATTTGGGGTTGGTCGGAGAACGCAGTGGCTTATATCCTCAAAAACAACGGTGGTCTGACATAGAGAGGGCCACCTTCTCTTTCGGCTACGGGCTAATGGTAACCCCGTTACAGTTAGCGCGAGTCTACGCAACGATCGGCAGCTATGGCGTCTATCGCCCGCTGTCGATTACCAAAGTTGATCCACCGGTTCCGGGCGAGCGTATCTTCCCGGAATCTATCGTTCGTACCGTCGTCCATATGATGGAAAGCGTGGCGCTGCCGGGCGGCGGTGGCGTGAAGGCGGCGATCAAAGGCTATCGCATCGCGATTAAAACCGGTACGGCGAAAAAGGTGGGGCCGGATGGCCGCTACATCAACAAATACATTGCCTATACCGCAGGCGTTGCGCCTGCAAGCAATCCGCGTTTTGCGCTGGTGGTCGTCATTAACGATCCACAGGCGGGTAAATACTACGGCGGTGCCGTCTCCGCACCTGTGTTCGGGGCTATCATGGGCGGCGTATTGCGCACCATGAACATTGAACCGGATGCGCTGGCGACGGGCGAAAAAAGTGAATTTGTAATTAATCA